GGTTAAAAAACAACATTTAGAAATACAGGAAATGTTATGCAAAGTCAATGATGTGTGTTACGATAACAATGACAGAGAATTGTTCTTTGATAATCAACTGTTTTAACAGTAACTTTGCATAATATTTTTCTTGGGATAACACCGCAATTATAACGATACTTCAGGCGTTCAGGTAATGGTATTTATTGACCGTTTTGAAATTTGGAATTCAGGCAGTTTGCCTTCACAACTGTCAATAGCTGATCTTAAGAAGCCTCATCGCTCATATCCGGGGAATCCTTTACTTGCCGAGGTTCTTTATTTGGCTGATTATATACAAAGGATTGGGTCAGGAACTATTGAAATGGTTAAACAATGTAAACAAGCAGGACTTCCCGAGCCGGAGTTTGTTAACAACCGTGGATATGAGTTTAGAGCAATTTTGGGACGAGATGTCTTTACTGAAAGTTTTCTGTCGGAGCTAGGACTAAATGAGCGGCAATTAAAAGCTGTTAAGTACGTAAAAGAAAAAGGTAATATTACTAATGCTTTGTATAGGAGAATTTGTGAAACATCCGGACGAACAGCAACGCGAGATTTATCTTGTTTGGTTTCTTTGAATATCTTTGAACAGCGGGGAATAACTGGTAAAGGAACGGCATATGTTCTAAGACGCCACAAAGACGCCAAAGACGCCATTAAAGCACCAAAGTAAGGCGTTTAATGCTGTGTACCCTATATAATTACAGGAGAACAAATATAAAATAAGACAAATTAAAATTTAGCATTAGCCTCTATCTTAAAATATTTGGCAAAATAGTGTCATGTAAATGTCATACAAGTTTTAATGTTGGGTAAAATTAAACATTTAGGGTAAATCCTTCATCGGATTTCTCAAACTGGTGACAAAATGTCACCGGTTCAATAGGCTTAAACACTCAACCAGCTTACCCTGTGCGTTTACGGAACAAGGAAGAGGCAGGTATCTTGGTATCACAAAGTGTGATACCTTCTAAGCAAGAAAGAGTTTTAGAATTGAAACTCGCTAATTAGGGTATTGGGGTTCTAGATATAGAACCCTTATGAGGCAGTTATTAGAACCTTTTACCTAGCTTATTTTGACATGTTTCTTGAAATTCGTCGCCCACTGGGTGACAAATCTAAAATAATCAAAAAATATCCCTACTGGGGAGCCAATTCAAATTAAAGAAAAAACTTCTTCAATTAAGTGAAGAATGCTCCTTCTAACGGTTTGTAATTGTAACCAGTTTTTATTTATAAACAATGTAAACGATTTTCGTTTATAAATAATACAAACAGAATTTCTTTACAAAAAAGGAGTTTGAAAACTTGAAATCACAAATTGTGAGAACATTTACGAAACTCAGGGAAATACTTGCAACCCATAAAGACTTACAGCAAAAAATCGAAACATTAGAAGGAAAATATAAACAGCATGATCAGAAGTTCAAGATTGTCTTTGAAGCTATAAGGTAGTTATTAGAACCGCCATCATCACCAGAAAAACCTAAAGAAAAAATTGCAAAGAGAGCACAGGTTAATTTAAACAAGCCGATAATGAGCCAAATGAGCCAATAATGAGCCAATAACGTTTTTATAAGAATTTTCTGCGTCATTTCTTCGTGTGTTAGCTTTACTTCGCTTCCTTCTTTTTGATCGGCTTTTTCTTTAACTCTTCCCTGATCTTTGCCTGAAACTTCTCATGGGCTTTCCAGCTCAGATCTATAGTCTCTGGCAATTTTTTCGTAGTTTTTATTGATTTTGTCTTTTTAAACATGCTTTTATTCGCCTTTCACCTAATATAGCAGATAATCTTTTGGTTTTAGACAAAGTATTTTCTGGTTTTTAAAATGATATTTATAATAGTCATCAAATAGGCAAAACTTATTCAATATTGCATAATTAATATAATTCATCACGCCTGATGCACCAACAGGTGTTTTAAGAAGGGCATATTGCTCTTTGTAACTTATTATAAGGTAGTATGTTATATGATATATTAAAAATATATTAAAAATGTTAAAATAAGACGTATTATATTGATTAGCAATAAGTTGCAAAATATATCATTTTTCTTGATTTTTCGGCATATTTTGAAAGGCGATATATTTTATATCTTACTGTTTTTGGTAAATTATACCGCAGTCACTTCGTTTTTTTCTGCTAAAATAATATATAAATATGAGAAAAAATATATAAAATGCAATTAAATAAAATTGGATAAGGTCGTAGCCTATGATATATCAGATATATTTTTTCTCTTGACAAATAATGGGTAAAATTAAACATTTAAGCTGTCAATTGGTAAAATTGTCGTCTTAAAAAACGGGCGGTTTTAGCCTCGAAAAAGGCCTTACTTTGCCCCTGGTGACAGCTTCGCTCTTATTGGGCCATATTGCACGATCATTACCTTGGGCTTTTATTCTCCTTTGTTTTTGTTCTTAAAGTTCTCATAATTTCTTTAATATCTACCTCTGTTCTCAGCTTAAAATCTTCCCGTGGCTCAAAAGCTTCTACTTTGGTTTCCACTTTTAGGGGTACTTTTATCTTTTTACTCATCCAGTAAAATAGCAAAATTGTGCATGGCAATAGGACAATAGGCAGCCAACTCATTTGATATAATGACTTTTTTGATCTTTTTATAGTGGATTCTATCAAATATGAAAATTCTTCAATTGCATATTGCAAATTTTCGGTTTTCCTGCCACGAATAAGTTGTGTAATATCCCTTGTGCTAATTTTTTGGAACTTTGCCCAACTATCAGGCAAAATCGTAAAATAGTACCAGCTAGCTGCTATTATCCAAAAGATACAGACGAAAGAAAGAATCTTTGCATATATTTTGATATTGGATTTTATACTACACTCAACAACGAAAAAACTGCGACCAGTTTGCATTATTAAATTTCCTCCATTTCTTCTTTAATAAATTCAACAGCCGAATTTTCCATTTTCTCAATCTCACTTTGGTCGCCTTCCACTAATTTGCTATAATTTGCCAGCGCTATGTATTTTGCGTAACTAGCGTTTTTTACTGCTGATAAGCTAATTTTTTCAAGCCTTTCTAATTTAGCTTTAAGTATTTCTGTTTGATCATCAACGTCTTTTCCTTCCATTGCATTTCGGATTAATTGTCTAATAACTGTGCTAATATTTGTGTTTGTTTTCCTAACTTCACGCTTAAGAAATTTTACTTCTGCGTCTGTTTCTAAAGCCTTAAAAGAAAATACTTTTTTTGCCATTTAAACCCCCTCTATTTCCTGTGAAATTATACAAGACTAATTTATGTCTGTCCAGAAAACTTGTGTATACCTGGAATACCGACACTGTAACGCATAAAAAAGAAATAACTTGCTATTTGTAAACTATTTTATGTTTTTGTCTACTCATGGAATATTCTATTATTAGAAAAAGACGCAATATTGTTGCACAATGAAAAAAGCTATGATATCATTGGAAAAAAGAGGGATTAAAGGTGCTAAATCTAGATAAAAAAAATATTATTGCTGTGATTCAAGATGAAATATCCCGTTCTCCAAAAGCTCGCTATTATCACCGGCTGCATGTTGCCTTATACGCCCTAAAAACAGGCAGCTGTTATAAAGCTGCTTCTGTTTATGGGCATTCGCCACACAGTATTTATAATTGGCTTCATCGTCTTGAGGAAAATGGTCTGGCTGGATTGCAGAAAAGCGCGCGTCAAGGACGTTCTCCTAGACTTGCTATGCAGGAGATAACATCGCGCGCGGATTTGTCTCGCTCGCCTAAAGAGTTTAATTACACTCAAGATGTGTGGACCGGGAAATTGCTTTCAGAACACTTAAAAAATATGCATTCAATATCATTGCATACCCGTCAATGCCAAAACATTTTAAAGCGTTTTAGATCTAACTCGCAAAATTCTAAAAATAGTAAAATTAATGGTAAAAAATGAAAGGAAAGAAAGTCAAGCGAAACTTTACAGATACGCAAAATTTCCTTTCATTAATAGATAAAGACATATACGACCCTATGAGAGTCCACTTTTTAAATTTTTTCAATATACGCTCTAGCTCCTTGTTTATTGCCAAAGAGCCTTAAATGCGTTTAAGCGTAATTTATATAATTTTTCATTACTTTTTATGTTTTTGCTGAAAATTTACCTAAAAACGGTGAAATGCAACTGAATTTTGCGTTTACCTAAAATTAAAAAACATTATTATAAGTCGGTATACCATGTGTTTCAAAATCACTAAAACTCGGTAAAAAATAACAATATTGGAACCCCTTGATACTCAATAGGATACGTTGTTTTTAGCCCTTTTATACTGTTTTTGCCGTCTACCATAGAACCCATTGTCTTGCAATAAGTTATAAAAACTAAAAATTTTCTTAAAACACCTTTTGGTGCATCAGGTGTGATGAATTATATTAACATACAATTTTACATAAGTTTTTGCTTACTTCTTAGCTATTATAAATATTCTTATTTCTACAATAATGTAATGTAAAATACTTTGTCTAATATTTTATTTTTTACTGTTATATATATAGAGAAAGATTAAATATCTTTACAAACATTAACTAGGATGAAAAATTATGAATGAGGGAAAAGAAAAAGAAGTCGCCGTTCAGGAATTACTTGATGACATTAGTAAAAAGTTCTTTTATAAGCGGTATGCTTTTCATTCTTTAAATTCAATAAATCGCCTGATTCATTTATTGAATTTAAAAGGGCAATATAATAATAAGCAAAGCCTGAATTATATTATAGGTAAAGAAATTGTTCTATTAAGGGGCAGATTGTTAAATTTAAAGAAAACTTTATAAGAGGACTAAAAAAAGCCCCCTGCTTTCACAAGGGGCTTTTAAACAACTGATGCTCTTATCTGTTAGTTCTTGTTTCTTTCAATGTTAATCCATCACCATAGAGTTTTTTTACAACATCCTGGATTTTTTGTCTTTGCCTGCTGACATTTCTTTGATATGTTCCTAATTTTTGAGCAATCTCATTTGGTGTGTATCCTTTGCTTAATAGAGTGAAAACCCTCTTTGTTAAGCCCGATAATCGGTT
Above is a window of bacterium DNA encoding:
- a CDS encoding helix-turn-helix domain-containing protein gives rise to the protein MLNLDKKNIIAVIQDEISRSPKARYYHRLHVALYALKTGSCYKAASVYGHSPHSIYNWLHRLEENGLAGLQKSARQGRSPRLAMQEITSRADLSRSPKEFNYTQDVWTGKLLSEHLKNMHSISLHTRQCQNILKRFRSNSQNSKNSKINGKK